From Micromonospora echinaurantiaca:
CACCGTTGGAGGCGCCAACCTGGCGGCGCAAGCCATGCGGGCTGGACTGGTTGACGAGTGCCAGTTATTCGTCTGGCCCACGGCCGTCGGAGGCGGCAAGCCGGGGCTGCCTACTGGCGCGCGCGCCGACTTCGCGCTCCTCGACGAGCGCCGGTTCCAGAACGGCGTCGTTCACCTCCGTTACCGCACTCTCGGCCGCTAACCAGCGTTACCACCCTGCACGGACCATCTGCGGCCTGCTGCGACTCGCGGTCCATCAGCCGCCCCTCCTGAGCGGATGTCTGCTGTGTGGGCTCGGGCCTTCGCGGGGACTTCCAGGCACCCTGCACAGGAGACGGGTGCGGAACCACCTGACCCTGATCCCCGCCGGTGTTGGGCGTCGCGGACCGGGCGGCCGCGGTGGCTCTGGCCCGGGCGGCGAGGCTGGGCCGGGCTCGCTGAGGTGGCATTGCCTGCGGAGCCCGCCGTCCTATTGGTGGTCGGGCGTGCCCGATAGTCGCCCGCCCTGCCCGTTCGCCTGGTTATGGACGTGATCCCGCCCCTCTACGGTGTCGGTGCATCCATGGAGAGCGGGGGTTCTGATGCGTGGACGCATCGCAGGCGTATCCGTGCTGGCTGTCCTGGCCGGCTTGACGTTCGGTGTCCCGGCGCAGGCCGCGGAGGGCGTCCAGACCATCACCCGGGACGGCGTCTCCCTCGTGCACCACCGGGTGGCGAAGCCGAGCACCCCGATGCGAGGGTTCGGCGGCACCCGATCCGACTTCGACGGCGACGGCGTCGACGACGTCGCGGCCACCAGTGATCCCCTCAACTACAACCTGCCCGAGAACCCGACGAGTATCGTCTCCGTGCGCTACTCGTCCGCGCCGCAGGTCGACTACTTCATCGGCACCCTTGCCTCCGACGGTGGCTGCGGCTGCTTCGGCCTGGCCCTGGTGGCGGGGGACTTCAACGGCGACCGCTACGACGACCTGGCGATCGGCGACCTGGACGAGGTGGACCCGAGGAACAAGACCCACGCTGGCGGGGTCTGGATCATTCCGGGCAGCAAGGCCGGCCTGGTGGCGGAGTCGGCGATCCACTTCAACCAGAGTTCGCCGGGGCTTCCCGACACCGCGGAGAACTACGACCGGTTCGGCGCCGCGCTGGCGGCCGGTGACATCAACGGAGACGCCCGCGACGACCTCGCGATCGGCGCGTACGGGGAGTCGGTCGGGAGCAAGGCGGACGCTGGCGCGGTCACCGTCCTGTTCGGTGGGGCGACCGGCCTCACGACCACCGGCGCCCAGCACCTTCACCAGGACCTGGCAGCGGTGCCCGGGGCGGCCGAGAGCAACGACCAGTTCGGCTTCTCGCTGGCGATCGGGAAGGTCGACAGCGACCGGTACCAGGACCTGGTCATCGGCGCTCCCCGGGAGAACGACGGCGCGTCCTGGGACGGGACCGGCATGGTCACCCTGATGTGGGGCGGGCCGGGTGGGGTGTCGACCACCGGCGCCACCTCGGTCACCGGCGCGGCCGTGGGCCCCGCGACCGGCGACGTCAACACCATCCCCTGGTATCTCGGTGAGGTGCTCGCGATCGGCGACGTGAACGGCGACGGGCTCGGCGAGGTGGTCGCCGGCGCGCCGGGCGCGCAGACCCCGCACATCAACGGCGGGCTCGTCGCGGTCTTCACCGGCCGCACCGGCGGCCTGTCGGCCAGCGCGGTACGGATCTTCACGCAGCGTACGGCCGGGGTGCCGGGCGACCCCGGGGACGACGACCGTTTCGGCGGGGCGCTCGCGATCGGCGACGTGACCCGCGACGGCAAGGCGGACCTGCTCATCGGCGTCCCCGGCGAGGACATCGGCTCCCAGTCGGAGGCCGGCATGGTCGTCCTGCTCAAGGGCTCCGCCGCCGGGCTGACCGGGACCGGGGCGCAGGGGTTCGACCAGAACCACGCGGTCGTGCCGGACACCGCCGAGCGCGGGGACAAGTTCGGCGCCTCCGTCGCGGTGCTGAACCTCGACGGCACCGGCGGGCTCGACGCCCTCGTCGGGTCCGTCGGCGAAGAGGTGAGCGGCGACATCCCCGGATACCCGGGCGGGTCTCTGGTCCCGATCCACGGGGTCCCGCTCCCCGGTTCCCCCGGCGCGCTCACCCCGAAGAACACCTCGTGGAGCGGCCAGACCATGCGCACCGAGGTCACCTGGCACATGCGGTACGGGCTCCGGATCGCCGGGCCGCAGAGCGGCGGCCCGCTGTTCTGACGGCCTACACGGCCGGACATGCTGGTTGGACAGCGGCGCGCTCGCCAGAGCGGCGCCGAGGGGCCGGTCCCACCGCGGGGCCGGCCCCTCGGCGCACCGGGCTCGCCTCGGCCGGTGCTGGCCACGTCGTTTCAGAGTGGTGGCGGTATCGACGTGCCCGGGAGCGCCCTATCGGCGGCACGGTGTCGATCATCCCGCCGCCGGCTGTGGCCGCCTGCCGCGCAGGGGCTACCCGCGGGGGCGGGCCCAGCTGACGAAGCGGTCGGTCAGGTCGACCGGGAGCGGGCCCTGGTCGAGCGCGGCGAGGTGTTCGGCGGCCTCGGCCTGGAGCGTCGCCAGGTAGACGGTCAGCGCCGCCCGGTCGTGCCGGTACTCGCCGAGCAGCCGCAGCTTCGCCGGCGAGCAGGGCCAGGCGATGCCGCAGGCGGCGCAGCGCCAGGTCGGGCGGGTCGGTGCGTGGTCGCGCCGGCGGTTCACCACGACCACACCTCGACGGGCCGGGCCTGGTCGACCCGGACGAGGGCACAGGACTGCCGGATGCGCAGGGTGCCGTCCGGGTGCACCTCGTGGCCGCGTACCTCGGCCCACTCGGCGCCCTGGAACGGCCCGCGCCCCAGCACCTCGGTGATCAGCAGGGTCAGCGGTCCTTCGCCGGTGCGGTACGCCTCGGCGGGCACCCGGATGGCCACACCGAACGTGAGCCGGTCCACTGTCGACTTGTTCCGCCGCGCCACCTCGGGCGTCGGTCCGCACACCGCTTCTGCCACGACCACTCTCCTGTCCTACGCGTCGCGTCACCCACCTTCCCGTCGGTGGTCAGACAGATACAGGGCGTAGCGGTATGGTGACCGGATATTCGAGACATCCGATGGGAGGGTCCGTGAACGACGCGCTCCGGGTGGCGCTCGGCGACACCGGGCACACGATCGAATCCCTCGCCGAACGAGTCGGTGTCGACCCGAAGACCGTGAGCCGATGGCTGACCGAGGACCGCATCCCGCATCCACGGCACCGGGTGGCGGCGGCGGAGGCCCTGCACAAGGACATCTCAGACATCTGGCCGGACACTTCGAGACGTCGTGACCCCATCTGGTTCCGCCCCTGGCAGGAGATCGAGCGGGAGGCGGTGTCACTGCGCTGGTTCGAGTCGATCGTCCTGCCAGGACTGCTCCAGACCGAGGCGTACGCCCGGGCCGTGCTCGGCGGCGCCGGGCTGATCCCCCGCGCCGATGTCGAGCGGCACCTGATGGCGCGGCTCGCCCGGCAGGGCGTGCTGAAGCGGGACGACCCGCCGCAGTTGACAGCCGTGGTGGACGAGGCGGTGCTGCGTCGGCCGGTCGGCGGCCGGGCCACCATGCACGAGCAACTGCGGGCGCTGGTGGCGGCGTGCGCCGAGCCGCACGTGCGGATCCACGTCGTGCCGTCGACGGTCGGTGCCTACGCCGGCCTGAACGGCCCGTTCGTCATCGCCAACGGTC
This genomic window contains:
- a CDS encoding flavin reductase, which produces MVNRRRDHAPTRPTWRCAACGIAWPCSPAKLRLLGEYRHDRAALTVYLATLQAEAAEHLAALDQGPLPVDLTDRFVSWARPRG
- a CDS encoding helix-turn-helix domain-containing protein, giving the protein MNDALRVALGDTGHTIESLAERVGVDPKTVSRWLTEDRIPHPRHRVAAAEALHKDISDIWPDTSRRRDPIWFRPWQEIEREAVSLRWFESIVLPGLLQTEAYARAVLGGAGLIPRADVERHLMARLARQGVLKRDDPPQLTAVVDEAVLRRPVGGRATMHEQLRALVAACAEPHVRIHVVPSTVGAYAGLNGPFVIANGPDHRVAGYLDNQLQGQVVSDPDDLAAMMAAWENVRGEALSLSHWQSVDLIREVAETWS